The following proteins come from a genomic window of Maribacter sp. HTCC2170:
- the ettA gene encoding energy-dependent translational throttle protein EttA — protein sequence MSDDKKVIFSMSGVTKTYKNANTPVLKNIYLSFFYGAKIGILGLNGSGKSTLLRIIAGEDKNYQGDVVFSPGYNVGYLEQEPKLDEEKTVLEVVKEGAAETVAILDEYNKINDMFGLPEVYEDADKMQKLMDRQAALQDQIDASNAWELDTKLEIAMDALRTPDGDKKIGVLSGGERRRVALCRLLLQEPEILLLDEPTNHLDAESVHWLEHHLAQYKGTVIAVTHDRYFLDNVAGWILELDRGEGIPWKGNYSSWLDQKSKRLAQESKTASKRQKTLERELEWVRQGAKGRQTKQKARLKNYDKLMSQDQKQLDEKLEIYIPNGPRLGTNVIEANGVSKGYEDKLLYEDLNFNLPQAGIVGVIGPNGAGKTTIFRMIMGEETPDKGEFVVGDTAKIAYVDQSHSNIDPEKTIWQNFSDEQELVMMGGRQVNSRAYLSRFNFSGSEQNKKVNMLSGGERNRLHLAMTLKEEGNVLLLDEPTNDLDVNTLRALEEGLENFAGCAVVISHDRWFLDRICTHILAFEGDSQVYFFEGSFSDYEENKKKRLGGDLIPKRIKYKKLIR from the coding sequence ATGTCTGACGATAAGAAAGTCATTTTCTCAATGTCCGGGGTTACTAAAACGTATAAAAATGCGAACACCCCGGTACTAAAAAATATATACCTAAGCTTTTTCTATGGTGCCAAAATCGGGATTTTAGGCCTCAATGGTTCGGGTAAATCTACACTATTGCGAATCATAGCAGGTGAGGATAAGAACTACCAGGGAGATGTTGTTTTTTCTCCTGGTTACAATGTTGGTTACTTAGAACAGGAGCCTAAACTGGATGAAGAAAAGACTGTTTTGGAGGTTGTGAAAGAAGGAGCGGCAGAGACTGTGGCCATTCTTGATGAATACAACAAGATCAATGATATGTTTGGTTTGCCTGAAGTTTATGAAGATGCTGATAAAATGCAGAAGCTTATGGATAGGCAGGCTGCTTTACAAGATCAAATAGATGCTTCTAATGCTTGGGAATTGGACACTAAACTTGAAATAGCCATGGATGCCCTTCGTACTCCAGATGGCGATAAAAAGATTGGTGTTCTGTCAGGAGGAGAGCGAAGACGGGTTGCCTTATGTAGGTTATTGTTACAAGAACCTGAGATTTTGCTTTTAGACGAACCAACTAACCACTTAGATGCTGAATCGGTACATTGGTTAGAACATCATTTGGCACAATATAAAGGAACTGTAATCGCAGTAACGCATGACCGTTATTTCTTGGACAATGTTGCAGGTTGGATTTTGGAGTTGGACCGTGGAGAAGGTATTCCCTGGAAAGGAAACTATTCCAGTTGGTTGGATCAAAAATCAAAGCGATTGGCTCAAGAAAGCAAAACGGCCTCAAAACGTCAAAAAACTTTGGAACGAGAGCTGGAATGGGTTAGGCAAGGAGCTAAGGGCAGGCAGACCAAACAAAAAGCACGTTTAAAGAATTACGACAAGCTCATGAGCCAAGACCAAAAACAGCTTGATGAGAAGTTGGAAATATATATACCCAATGGCCCTCGATTAGGAACAAACGTTATTGAAGCTAATGGGGTAAGTAAAGGGTATGAAGATAAATTGCTCTATGAGGATTTGAATTTTAATCTACCGCAGGCTGGGATAGTTGGGGTTATAGGCCCTAATGGTGCTGGTAAGACCACTATTTTTAGAATGATAATGGGAGAGGAAACTCCAGATAAGGGTGAGTTTGTTGTCGGGGATACAGCTAAGATCGCATATGTTGATCAGAGCCATTCGAACATTGACCCAGAGAAAACAATTTGGCAAAATTTCAGCGATGAGCAGGAGCTCGTTATGATGGGGGGTAGGCAAGTGAATTCAAGAGCTTATTTAAGTCGTTTTAATTTTTCTGGTAGTGAACAAAATAAAAAAGTTAATATGCTATCTGGTGGAGAAAGAAACCGCCTTCATTTGGCCATGACCTTAAAAGAAGAAGGCAATGTATTACTTTTAGATGAACCTACTAATGACTTAGATGTCAATACATTACGTGCCTTGGAAGAAGGTCTGGAAAATTTTGCTGGTTGTGCAGTGGTTATCTCTCACGATAGATGGTTTCTAGACAGAATATGCACACATATATTAGCTTTTGAAGGTGATTCCCAAGTGTATTTCTTTGAAGGTTCTTTCTCCGATTATGAAGAGAATAAAAAGAAACGACTGGGTGGTGATTTGATACCAAAACGTATCAAGTACAAGAAGTTGATACGATAA
- a CDS encoding CAL67264 family membrane protein, producing the protein MGMNKNTVLAWATFIMIIVGLALIALGAFRYDEVAGWGFASVGIGFFAIAWVFNALKGRV; encoded by the coding sequence ATGGGAATGAATAAGAATACAGTGCTGGCTTGGGCTACATTTATAATGATAATCGTAGGACTTGCGCTTATTGCTTTAGGTGCCTTTAGATATGACGAAGTTGCTGGTTGGGGTTTTGCCTCTGTAGGTATTGGCTTTTTCGCTATCGCTTGGGTTTTCAATGCACTAAAAGGTAGAGTTTAA
- a CDS encoding Gfo/Idh/MocA family protein encodes MERKIKWGIVGLGGIANKFASDLQLVEKAEISAVASRSIEKAKDFQSEYNATHAFGSYTELFENDEVEVIYIATPHTSHKELSIEAMKHGKHVLCEKPMGMNLKEVEEMVAVAKENNVFLMEALWSRFNPAIRKVKELVDDGTIGELKYLHADFAFYALDRPEDGRLLNPELGGGTLLDIGIYPIFISYLLLGNPESVISKSKFYKTGVEIQTSMLFEYKEAQAILYSGLNSGSKMEAEISGSEGTLFLKPQWHCAEGYSIKTGDKVEHVDMPTLGNGYTFEIEEVHDCLLNNRLQSELWSHQNSLDLARLIQDIRTENNITFPFE; translated from the coding sequence ATGGAACGAAAAATCAAATGGGGAATTGTTGGATTGGGTGGAATCGCTAATAAATTTGCCAGCGACCTTCAACTTGTGGAAAAAGCAGAAATAAGTGCGGTTGCTTCTCGTAGTATAGAAAAAGCGAAAGATTTTCAGAGTGAGTATAATGCCACACACGCTTTTGGCAGTTACACAGAGCTCTTCGAAAATGATGAAGTTGAGGTCATTTATATTGCTACCCCGCACACTTCCCATAAGGAATTGAGTATAGAGGCCATGAAACATGGAAAACATGTTCTTTGCGAAAAACCAATGGGGATGAATCTGAAGGAAGTTGAGGAAATGGTTGCCGTGGCCAAGGAGAATAATGTCTTTCTTATGGAAGCCCTATGGTCCCGTTTTAATCCAGCTATTCGAAAGGTAAAAGAATTGGTTGATGATGGTACTATCGGGGAATTAAAATATTTACATGCTGATTTCGCTTTTTATGCGCTCGACAGACCTGAGGATGGCAGGTTGTTGAATCCAGAACTGGGTGGAGGAACTTTATTGGATATTGGTATTTATCCAATTTTTATTTCTTATCTATTATTAGGAAACCCAGAAAGTGTTATTTCTAAATCTAAATTCTATAAGACCGGGGTTGAAATACAGACATCTATGCTCTTCGAGTATAAAGAAGCGCAGGCTATACTTTATAGTGGTTTAAATTCCGGGTCTAAAATGGAGGCTGAGATATCAGGTAGTGAAGGCACATTGTTTCTAAAGCCTCAGTGGCATTGCGCAGAAGGTTATTCCATTAAAACAGGGGACAAGGTTGAGCATGTTGATATGCCAACACTCGGGAACGGGTATACCTTTGAAATTGAAGAGGTACATGATTGTTTATTGAACAATAGATTGCAGAGTGAGCTTTGGAGCCATCAAAATAGCCTTGATTTGGCCCGACTAATTCAGGATATTCGGACTGAAAACAACATTACTTTTCCATTTGAATGA
- a CDS encoding acyl-CoA carboxylase subunit beta yields MDIKFNKNEDQNKLKLSHLRKKLAQVNLGGGKARIEKQHAQGKMTARERISYLLDSDEKSIEIGALVGENMYEEHGGCPSGGVVIKIGHIQGKQCVVVANDATVKAGAWFPITGKKNLRAQEIAIENRLPIIYLVDSAGVFLPMQDEIFPDKEHFGRIFRNNAVMSSMGITQISAVMGSCVAGGAYLPIMSDEAIIVDKTASIFLAGSYLVKAAIGEEVDNETLGGATTHSEISGVTDYKAKDDKDALDKIKNIVDKIGDFEKAGFNRSKTQKPKENVEDIFGILPASRSEQYDMHEIINRLVDKSEFEEYKAGYGKTILTGYARIDGWAVGIVANQRKVVKTAKGEMQFGGVIYSDSADKATRFIANCNQKKIPLVFLQDVTGFMVGSKSEQGGIIKDGAKMVNAVSNSVVPKFTVVIGNSYGAGNYAMCGKAYDPRFIVAWPSAELAVMSGNSAAKVLLQIEKASLKKKGETITKAKEDELYGKIKQRYDNQVSPYYAAARLWTDAIINPLDTRKWISMGIEAANHAPIEKPFNMGVLQV; encoded by the coding sequence ATGGACATTAAGTTCAACAAAAACGAAGATCAGAACAAACTTAAATTATCCCACCTTAGAAAGAAACTTGCACAGGTAAATTTAGGTGGAGGTAAGGCACGTATTGAAAAACAGCATGCACAAGGAAAAATGACAGCACGTGAACGAATTTCTTATTTGTTGGACTCCGATGAAAAAAGCATAGAGATTGGAGCTTTGGTTGGTGAAAACATGTATGAGGAGCATGGCGGATGTCCGTCAGGTGGTGTTGTAATTAAAATTGGTCATATACAAGGAAAACAGTGTGTAGTTGTTGCTAACGATGCCACGGTTAAGGCAGGTGCATGGTTTCCCATCACAGGGAAAAAGAATTTGAGAGCCCAGGAAATTGCCATAGAGAACAGGTTACCCATCATCTATCTTGTTGATAGTGCAGGCGTATTTTTACCCATGCAGGATGAAATTTTCCCAGATAAAGAACACTTCGGGCGCATTTTCAGGAACAATGCGGTAATGAGTAGTATGGGCATTACTCAAATATCGGCAGTAATGGGAAGTTGTGTTGCGGGTGGCGCCTATTTACCCATTATGAGTGATGAGGCAATTATCGTTGACAAAACAGCCAGTATTTTTTTAGCAGGTAGCTATTTGGTAAAGGCGGCCATTGGCGAAGAGGTTGATAATGAAACATTGGGTGGGGCAACTACTCATAGCGAGATAAGCGGCGTTACAGATTACAAGGCCAAAGATGACAAAGATGCCCTTGATAAGATAAAGAACATTGTAGATAAAATCGGAGATTTTGAAAAGGCGGGCTTTAATCGTTCAAAAACACAAAAGCCCAAGGAAAATGTTGAGGATATTTTTGGGATTCTTCCTGCATCGAGATCAGAGCAATATGATATGCATGAAATCATAAATCGTTTGGTCGACAAATCAGAATTTGAAGAATATAAAGCGGGCTATGGTAAGACCATACTCACAGGATATGCCCGGATTGATGGCTGGGCAGTTGGTATTGTAGCCAATCAACGTAAGGTTGTAAAAACAGCCAAGGGAGAAATGCAGTTTGGCGGTGTCATTTACTCTGATTCTGCAGACAAAGCGACCCGTTTTATAGCCAATTGCAATCAAAAGAAAATACCATTGGTGTTTCTCCAAGACGTTACTGGGTTCATGGTTGGAAGTAAAAGCGAGCAAGGCGGAATAATAAAGGATGGGGCTAAAATGGTGAATGCTGTTAGCAACTCGGTCGTACCAAAATTCACCGTCGTAATTGGGAATAGTTATGGTGCCGGGAATTATGCCATGTGTGGCAAGGCCTATGACCCACGATTTATTGTTGCCTGGCCAAGCGCCGAATTGGCCGTAATGAGTGGAAATTCAGCTGCGAAAGTGTTGCTGCAAATTGAAAAAGCTTCTTTAAAAAAGAAAGGCGAAACCATTACAAAAGCTAAAGAAGATGAGTTGTATGGCAAAATAAAACAACGATATGATAATCAAGTTTCACCCTATTATGCAGCAGCACGATTATGGACAGATGCTATCATAAATCCGTTGGACACTCGTAAATGGATTTCAATGGGAATAGAGGCAGCAAATCATGCACCAATTGAAAAACCATTTAATATGGGAGTGTTGCAAGTTTAA
- a CDS encoding carboxypeptidase-like regulatory domain-containing protein, whose translation MKTIIYLFFFFFILNVEAQNSVNQIRGNVTNSGKPLSNVNVLIKGTSIGVQTNSKGAYSIKAKPKDVLIFSYVGMQTLELMVEDHTSIMDAELLPKVELLDEVTVKKKRPFTQKELLIAYPKNKSLIKTSRGILDKDRASFSLRVIDGKELIPVGTDFLYSLQNLYPQMKVIRECEPIDPICPKVILQKWSSGARPTAIFDVDGFIYEKPPTFIQVNDIERVAIMVRNGAISRYGPQGIGGVIIINTKSKTWMDDISIKRTYDNSGLRDSLILALNTIDKYAPDFPNYLKKFDAATSMGKALKIFDDLKKEYGDTPYYFIEVSDFFNRRWKNREKAGELLDVLQRDFPQDVAALRASAYKYEILGQYGKTLKTYLKILSLNSRAAQSFRDVANTYNELGNYRKALAFYTRYEKAINELDSIPFDANGTDILMTTEVSNILKMNEEQLSKKKNTIEEAMVTSSTRLVFEWNNDQAEFELQFIDSDDSTFNWKKTKNETDELFQNQVQKGYSTKQLFFEDELNAQWKVNINYLGNGSNFPTYLKVTSFFDYGKPSQKKEIKLFRLSNENQNVHLFTMDIGLKQILN comes from the coding sequence ATGAAAACAATTATTTATTTGTTTTTTTTCTTTTTCATTTTAAATGTTGAGGCACAAAATTCGGTCAATCAAATCAGGGGTAATGTAACTAATTCAGGTAAGCCACTTTCCAATGTAAATGTTTTAATTAAAGGGACTTCGATTGGTGTTCAAACCAATAGTAAAGGAGCGTATTCAATCAAAGCCAAGCCAAAAGATGTGCTGATTTTTTCCTATGTAGGTATGCAAACGCTAGAATTAATGGTGGAAGACCATACTTCAATTATGGACGCAGAGCTTTTGCCAAAAGTTGAGTTGTTGGATGAAGTTACTGTAAAAAAGAAAAGACCCTTTACCCAAAAAGAACTATTGATAGCATACCCCAAGAACAAGAGTTTAATAAAGACTTCTCGAGGTATCTTGGACAAAGATCGTGCTTCTTTTTCTTTACGGGTCATTGATGGTAAAGAGCTAATTCCCGTGGGAACGGATTTTTTATACTCTTTACAAAATCTGTATCCGCAAATGAAGGTAATTCGTGAATGTGAACCAATTGACCCAATTTGTCCAAAAGTTATTTTACAAAAATGGAGCAGTGGTGCACGGCCTACGGCGATTTTTGATGTGGATGGATTCATTTATGAAAAGCCTCCAACTTTCATACAAGTGAACGATATTGAAAGAGTTGCTATAATGGTGAGAAACGGGGCCATATCAAGATATGGTCCACAGGGTATTGGGGGCGTCATCATCATAAACACTAAGAGTAAGACTTGGATGGATGATATCTCGATAAAGCGGACCTATGACAATTCTGGTCTAAGGGATAGCCTAATCTTGGCACTGAACACAATTGACAAATACGCACCAGATTTTCCTAATTATTTGAAGAAGTTCGATGCTGCAACATCTATGGGAAAAGCGCTTAAGATATTCGATGACTTGAAAAAAGAGTACGGGGATACACCCTATTATTTTATTGAGGTTTCCGATTTTTTTAATAGAAGATGGAAGAACAGAGAAAAAGCAGGGGAATTACTCGATGTTTTGCAAAGGGATTTTCCACAGGACGTGGCTGCCCTTAGGGCATCTGCCTATAAATATGAAATATTAGGCCAGTATGGTAAAACTTTAAAGACCTATTTGAAAATTTTATCATTGAATTCAAGAGCCGCCCAATCGTTTCGAGACGTAGCGAACACTTATAACGAGCTGGGTAATTACCGTAAGGCTCTTGCTTTTTATACACGTTATGAAAAGGCCATCAATGAATTAGACAGTATTCCTTTTGATGCCAATGGTACAGATATACTTATGACGACGGAAGTTTCCAATATTCTTAAAATGAATGAAGAACAACTCAGCAAAAAAAAGAATACAATTGAAGAGGCAATGGTCACGTCAAGTACAAGATTGGTATTTGAATGGAACAATGACCAAGCTGAATTTGAACTTCAGTTTATAGATTCTGATGATTCTACTTTTAATTGGAAGAAAACCAAAAATGAAACTGATGAATTATTTCAAAATCAAGTGCAAAAAGGGTATAGCACCAAGCAGCTGTTTTTTGAAGATGAATTGAATGCACAATGGAAAGTAAACATTAATTACTTGGGTAACGGATCAAACTTTCCAACATACTTGAAAGTAACATCGTTTTTTGATTATGGTAAACCATCACAAAAGAAAGAAATAAAACTTTTCAGACTTTCAAATGAAAATCAGAATGTCCATTTATTCACAATGGATATAGGGTTAAAGCAAATATTGAATTAA
- a CDS encoding M24 family metallopeptidase codes for MKKLVFLFLFVFPLTIISQQILPEEERAKVVDEILADRFNNLLPQLMDETGVDMWVLISREYNEDPVLRTMLPATWLNARRRTILVFYRDKAKKTIEKLAVARYNVGENIVSAWDKVKEPNQWKRLMQLIEERNPTKIGLNFSKDHNIADGLDKTDYDEFMQNLPKKFHKKVVSAEQLAVRWIETRTEREMVIFNQLVDVTHDIIAEAFSEKIITPGVTTTTEVEWFMRQKVTDLGLETWFHPTVDVQRTSEELVSHLYSFSGRPDDMIIRPGDLLHCDFGITYLRLNTDCQELAYVLKPEEKAAPKFLIDGLKAGNQVQDFLTTNMIKGRTGNEILAKALQDAKAAGLRPAIYTHPLGLYGHSAGTTIGMWDAQGGVMKDDGENYPLNENTVYAIELNTTITIPEWKRDIRIMLEEAGFYGEDGFRYVNGRQTELLLIPRVKSHQGN; via the coding sequence TTTACCACAATTAATGGATGAAACAGGTGTTGATATGTGGGTCCTTATTTCACGAGAATACAACGAAGACCCAGTACTCAGGACTATGTTGCCAGCCACTTGGCTAAACGCAAGGAGGCGTACGATTTTGGTTTTTTACAGAGATAAGGCTAAGAAGACTATTGAGAAATTGGCCGTTGCCAGGTATAATGTGGGAGAGAATATAGTATCTGCTTGGGACAAAGTAAAGGAACCCAATCAATGGAAAAGATTAATGCAATTGATTGAAGAAAGAAACCCAACTAAAATTGGATTGAATTTTTCCAAGGACCACAATATTGCCGATGGTTTAGATAAGACCGATTACGATGAGTTTATGCAAAATTTGCCCAAGAAATTCCATAAAAAAGTAGTTTCAGCAGAACAATTGGCTGTTCGATGGATTGAGACTAGAACAGAACGTGAAATGGTCATCTTTAATCAGTTGGTCGATGTTACGCACGACATAATTGCCGAAGCTTTTTCAGAAAAGATAATAACCCCTGGCGTTACTACTACAACAGAAGTAGAGTGGTTTATGCGTCAAAAGGTAACCGACTTGGGGCTGGAGACTTGGTTTCATCCTACTGTAGATGTGCAGCGAACAAGTGAAGAATTAGTAAGTCATTTGTATTCGTTTTCTGGTCGACCTGATGATATGATTATTCGACCTGGTGATTTATTGCATTGCGATTTTGGCATAACCTATTTGCGTTTGAATACCGATTGTCAAGAACTGGCTTATGTTCTAAAGCCTGAGGAAAAAGCAGCTCCAAAATTTCTTATTGATGGTTTGAAAGCTGGAAATCAGGTTCAAGATTTCTTGACAACAAATATGATAAAGGGGCGGACTGGAAATGAGATATTAGCAAAAGCTTTGCAAGATGCCAAGGCAGCAGGGCTTCGTCCTGCTATATACACACATCCACTTGGGCTTTATGGTCATTCTGCTGGTACCACCATTGGAATGTGGGATGCCCAAGGTGGTGTTATGAAAGATGATGGTGAAAACTACCCATTGAACGAGAATACCGTTTATGCCATTGAGTTGAATACTACCATTACAATTCCTGAATGGAAAAGAGATATTCGTATCATGCTTGAAGAAGCGGGCTTTTACGGTGAAGATGGTTTTAGATATGTAAATGGCAGACAAACTGAATTGTTATTGATTCCACGAGTAAAGTCTCATCAGGGCAATTAA